In one window of Burkholderia sp. NRF60-BP8 DNA:
- a CDS encoding 2-hydroxychromene-2-carboxylate isomerase yields MNAARTATWYFDFVSPFAYLQQERFDRLPPAAAFEPRPIVLGALLAHWGQKAPAEIAAKRVFTYRHAQYRADKLGIAFRMPPAHPFNPIRPLRLAIAMGSSPDAIRRIFRHIWRDGQDVSTPAGFAALCEAVGFPEGVTAVEAQPVKDALRANTDRAIADGVFGVPTFALDGDLFWGEDATDMFVDCATSRAWLDSPEVRRISALPEGIRRG; encoded by the coding sequence ATGAACGCCGCGCGCACCGCCACCTGGTATTTCGATTTCGTTTCGCCGTTCGCCTACCTGCAACAGGAACGGTTCGACCGGTTGCCGCCCGCCGCCGCGTTCGAGCCGCGGCCGATCGTGCTCGGTGCGCTGCTCGCGCACTGGGGCCAGAAAGCGCCGGCGGAAATCGCGGCCAAACGCGTGTTCACCTATCGGCATGCGCAATATCGCGCGGACAAGCTCGGCATTGCGTTCCGGATGCCGCCCGCGCATCCGTTCAATCCGATCAGGCCGCTGCGCCTCGCGATCGCGATGGGCAGCTCGCCGGACGCGATCCGGCGGATCTTCCGGCATATCTGGCGCGACGGCCAGGACGTGTCGACGCCGGCAGGCTTCGCCGCGCTGTGCGAAGCGGTCGGCTTTCCGGAAGGCGTGACGGCTGTCGAGGCCCAGCCGGTCAAGGACGCGTTGCGCGCGAACACGGATCGCGCGATCGCCGACGGCGTGTTCGGCGTGCCGACCTTCGCACTCGACGGCGACCTGTTCTGGGGCGAGGACGCGACCGACATGTTCGTCGACTGCGCGACGTCGCGCGCGTGGCTCGATTCGCCCGAAGTCCGCCGCATCAGCGCGCTGCCCGAAGGGATCCGGCGCGGCTGA